The following coding sequences lie in one Lolium perenne isolate Kyuss_39 chromosome 2, Kyuss_2.0, whole genome shotgun sequence genomic window:
- the LOC127330826 gene encoding 2-oxoglutarate-dependent dioxygenase 19, giving the protein MASTQSSSSGALPVVDLAPFFSTAEDAAAARARATEAVREACMDTGFFRIVNHGVPREFMARVLELSAAYFALPDEEKSKVLPAEGSSSTPLPAGYLRPPADSPDKNEYLLVFNPELVFNMYLAEPAGFRDVIEECYAKLTNLGLLIQEILNECMGLPPGFLADYNNDRNFDFLSLIRYFPATSAEDTNGVSPHKDNTLITFVLQDDVGGLEILGSDGFVSVEPVEGTIIVNIGDIVQVLSNKKFKSPTHRVVRKLGTHRHSLAFFVNLHGDKWVEPLPQFAANVGEAPRYRGFKYGDYMQLRLTNTTHPPSNPEDAAGITHYAI; this is encoded by the exons ATGGCGTCGACACAAAGCAGCAGCAGCGGCGCGCTCCCCGTGGTGGATCTGGCACCGTTTTTCTCCACGGCCGAGGACGCTGCCGCTGCCCGTGCCCGCGCCACCGAGGCTGTGCGCGAGGCATGCATGGACACCGGGTTCTTCCGCATCGTGAACCACGGCGTGCCGCGGGAGTTCATGGCTCGCGTGCTCGAGCTGTCGGCGGCGTACTTCGCGCTGCCGGATGAGGAGAAGTCTAAGGTGCTCCCGGCGGAGGGATCGTCCAGTACGCCGCTCCCGGCAGGGTACCTGCGGCCGCCCGCGGACTCCCCTGACAAGAACGAGTACCTGCTCGTCTTCAATCCGGAGCTCGTCTTCAACATGTACCTAGCCGAGCCTGCAGGATTCAG GGACGTGATAGAGGAATGCTATGCCAAGCTCACCAACCTGGGGCTGCTTATCCAAGAGATCCTGAACGAGTGCATGGGCCTCCCGCCAGGTTTCCTCGCGGACTACAACAACGACCGTAACTTCGACTTCCTCTCGCTGATACGCTACTTCCCGGCAACATCGGCAGAGGATACCAACGGCGTCTCTCCGCACAAGGACAACACCCTCATCACCTTCGTCCTGCAGGACGACGTTGGCGGCCTGGAGATCCTCGGCAGCGATGGCTTTGTCTCTGTGGAGCCAGTCGAGGGAACCATTATCGTCAACATAGGCGATATCGTGCAGGTTCTCAGCAACAAGAAGTTCAAGAGCCCGACGCACCGGGTGGTCAGGAAGCTGGGAACGCACCGGCACTCGCTCGCCTTCTTCGTCAACCTCCATGGGGACAAGTGGGTCGAGCCGTTGCCGCAGTTCGCTGCCAACGTCGGCGAGGCACCAAGGTACAGGGGGTTCAAGTACGGCGACTATATGCAGCTGCGATTGACGAACACGACCCACCCGCCGTCCAATCCCGAGGATgccgccggcatcactcattacgCGATCTAG